From a single Raphanus sativus cultivar WK10039 chromosome 3, ASM80110v3, whole genome shotgun sequence genomic region:
- the LOC130509753 gene encoding uncharacterized protein LOC130509753: MDDDGGFHEVEKDGKLFLVYHHPKYRPKPQIKSPSSSAEVANHDHPPLPLFICPFVRWQKDSRYSNLFLINSSPEFVLSSKVPDHHLLPLFWCNNEKFGDGEYECGICFDSKFRTDYYFCAFCSRKYHKECVESPLRIKHPYHPHHSSLELYYRIGYTYCIRCGGDRAYGLIYHCTADQTFMHTTCAMKRIPIVIDQQKIHDHPLTFFPRQNSLTCNICGLIKKHPTYVCLRCNFVAHRGCEEFPHTIRISRHHHRISRVLSLRYEKWPCGVCRQSIDGNYGAYTCNECGDHYYAVHLHCALGKDVWDGEELKGVPEKDDIAQDAPPFCKISEGVVHYFLHDHHLRLEENILYDKNKFCEACVMPIIEDEFYSCAECDFILHETCLKARRRIQYALHPHPLTLKAIDNYDSNYSWCPVCSRNSGGFVYECPKQECQFKLDMRCALISEPFDYQGHEHPLFLSLDPYVYVLCKVCKWTQNYSLNCIKCDFTVCMKCATLPYKVRYNNDKHFLTLSWGEERREKYWCEECEDIVEKFFYWCNDCCTILHTDCLFSKNPYLKPGQVFKIREKEFQILAKSNTSRPICHFCKKPCQGKTLVRDNLTVCSMLCASDFMYSYLHI, encoded by the coding sequence ATGGATGATGATGGTGGATTTCATGAGGTCGAAAAAGATGGTAAACTATTTCTGGTATACCACCACCCAAAATACCGACCTAAACCACAAATAAAAAGTCCATCCTCATCTGCTGAAGTAGCCAACCACGATCACCCTCCTCTACCCCTTTTCATATGCCCTTTTGTACGATGGCAAAAAGATTCTAGATATTCCAATCTTTTCTTGATCAATTCTTCTCCTGAGTTTGTCCTCTCTAGTAAAGTTCCTGATCATCATCTACTTCCTTTGTTTTGGTGCAACAATGAAAAATTCGGCGACGGTGAGTATGAATGCGGTATATGCTTTGACTCAAAGTTTCGCACAGATTATTACTTTTGTGCTTTTTGTTCTCGAAAGTACCACAAAGAATGTGTAGAGTCTCCACTTAGAATTAAACACCCTTACCATCCTCATCATTCTTCTCTCGAACTTTATTATCGCATTGGTTATACTTATTGTATACGTTGTGGAGGTGACAGGGCCTATGGCTTGATATATCATTGTACTGCCGATCAAACTTTCATGCATACAACATGTGCGATGAAGCGGATACCCATTGTTATAGACcaacaaaaaatacatgatCACCCCCTTACCTTTTTCCCTAGACAAAATTCATTAACCTGCAACATTTgtggtttgataaaaaaacatCCCACCTATGTCTGTCTCAGATGCAACTTTGTAGCTCACAGAGGATGTGAAGAGTTTCCACACACCATCAGGATATCACGTCACCACCATCGCATCTCCCGTGTTTTATCTCTTCGTTATGAAAAGTGGCCATGCGGAGTTTGTCGTCAAAGTATTGACGGTAATTATGGTGCCTATACATGTAACGAATGTGGTGATCACTACTATGCTGTTCACTTGCATTGCGCTCTAGGAAAAGATGTGTGGGATGGAGAAGAACTCAAAGGTGTGCCTGAAAAAGATGATATAGCACAAGATGCACCACCGTTCTGCAAAATATCCGAAGGAGTGGTCCATTATTTTCTTCATGACCATCATCTGCGACTCGAGGAAAACATACTCTATGATAAAAACAAGTTTTGTGAAGCGTGTGTCATGCCTATCATTGAAGATGAATTCTATTCATGTGCGGAGTGTGACTTCATCCTCCATGAAACATGCCTAAAAGCTCGTCGCAGAATACAATATGCGTTACATCCTCACCCACTTACATTGAAAGCTATCGACAATTATGATTCAAATTACTCCTGGTGCCCAGTTTGTTCCCGTAACTCTGGTGGCTTTGTTTACGAGTGTCCGAAACAGGAATGTCAATTCAAGCTCGATATGAGGTGTGCTTTAATTTCAGAGCCGTTTGATTACCAAGGTCATGAGCATCCTTTGTTCCTGTCTTTAGACCCATACGTATATGTATTATGCAAGGTATGCAAATGGACACAAAATTATTCGTTAAATTgcataaaatgtgattttactgTGTGTATGAAGTGCGCCACCTTACCATACAAAGTAAGGTATAATAACGACAAACATTTTCTCACACTTTCATGGGGGGAAGAGAGGCGTGAGAAATATTGGTGCGAAGAGTGTGAAGATATAGTCGAGAAATTTTTCTATTGGTGCAATGATTGCTGCACCATCCTTCATACTGACTGCTTATTCAGCAAAAATCCATATCTAAAACCTGGTCAAGTTTTCAAAATAAGAGAGAAGGAGTTCCAAATTCTCGCCAAAAGTAATACTTCCCGGCCAATTTGCCACTTCTGTAAGAAGCCTTGTCAAGGAAAAACACTTGTAAGAGATAACCTGACAGTGTGTTCGATGCTTTGCGCGTCTGATTTTATGTActcatatttacatatttaa